A single window of Balaenoptera ricei isolate mBalRic1 chromosome 15, mBalRic1.hap2, whole genome shotgun sequence DNA harbors:
- the CHTF18 gene encoding chromosome transmission fidelity protein 18 homolog isoform X3 has translation MLLPGPGSCPRVSLPRGPAAPEPPLEPQRCALPGPAPALSPAHVPPTARTGCRADQWRAPGSRRSSSNVQTRPRPACARSHAHAPPLPLTNGERPGTAAVDWRRRVAWGWSCAREVRSRRRAAMEDYERELYGVEDDFHSQFAAELEVLAELEGTTTVSPSRDPWPTVGRPRLTFEETIAGGNAATHCSPGGPPRNSKGGARKRQLAADIHGDRPLPPTPKVKRSRLEAARRLNFRSDEMEELLPPDSPTQDITPPPSPEVPAELWGKGASPAARNPVLRRPPVLEDYINVTSTGGDRAFLVLRADPVGTGVQSPLLDIRWRGRGQLDLLGVSFASLKEKIDSERRQQLLEEAQRLSDTLCSLRSEEVEEGPQPSGAPEEEPADSQDASQHCLWVDEFAPQRYTELLSDDFTNRCLLKWLKLWDLVVFGRERPTRKPRPSVEPARGGKEATASSKWKSHGQVLEEMLEAELDPSGRPRQKVALLCGPPGLGKTTLAHVIARHAGYSVVEMNASDDRSPEAFRTRIEAATQMESVLGTGGRPNCLVIDEIDGAPTAAINVLLSVLDRQGPQEADPGGPAVPTGGGRRRRAEGGIPMRPIICICNDQFAPSLRQLKQQALLLHFPPTLPSRLTQRLQEISLRRGMRADPGALAALCEKTDNDIRACINALQFLHGRGQRELSVQAVQTTRIGLKDQRKGLFSVWQEVFQLPQAQRRRVGQDPTLTTHTLLLGDGHMGSGPLAAKVPLTAASQRFYHILHVAASAGEHEKVVQGLFDNFLRLRLRDSSLAAVCIALDWLAFDDLLGRAAHHGQSFQLLRYLPFLPPAFHLLFASSHVPRITFPSSQQEAQNRMSRTHNLIQTLVSGITPATRSRAAPQALILDTLCLLLDILTPKLRPVSTQLYSSREKQQLASLVGTMLAYSLTYCQERTPDGQYVYRLEPNVEDVCRFPELPTRKPLTYQAKQLIAREIEVEKMRRVEALARARVGPQVDGGPLGGTGEKGAQPSAPCSHEQRLECILKRAALEEQPERDFFGRVVVKRAAAPSTEHAAPETDTAEQRMGTAVGRSDVWFRFKEGVSNAVRRSLYIRDLL, from the exons ATGCTGCTGCCCGGCCCTGGCTCCTGCCCTCGCGTCTCCCTGCCTCGTGGCCCAGCGGCCCCGGAGCCGCCACTCGAACCACAGAGGTGCGCCTTGCCCGGCCCGGCCCCGGCGCTCAGTCCCGCCCACGTCCCGCCCACAGCACGGACGGGCTGCCGTGCTGACCAATGGAGAGCGCCCGGGTCCCGCCGCTCCAGCTCCAACGTACAGACTCGGCCCCGCCCGGCCTGCGCGCGCAGCCACGCCcacgccccgcccctcccgctGACAAATGGCGAGCGCCCAGGTACGGCGGCCGTTGATTGGCGGCGCCGGGTCGCTTGGGGCTGGAGCTGCGCGCGGGAGGTTCGTAGCCGGCGGCGGGCGGCCATGGAGGACTACGAGCGGGAGCTGTACGGCGTCGAGGACGACTTCCACAGCCAGTTCGCGGCCGAGCTCGAGGTGCTGGCCGAGCTGGAAG GGACAACCACCGTGTCACCTTCCAGGGACCCCTGGCCCACCGTGGGCCGGCCCCGCCTGACGTTCGAGGAGACCATTGCTGGAGGGAACGCTGCCACTCACTGCTCTCCAGGCGGACCTCCAAGGAACAGCAAGGGCGGTGCCAGGAAGAGGCAGCTGGCCGCTGACATCCATGGGGACAGACCCCTGCCCCCTA CCCCCAAAGTCAAACGATCCAGGCTGGAAGCTGCCAGGAGACTGAACTTCAGGTCCGATGAGATGGAAGAGCTGCTGCCTCCTGACTCCCCCACTCAGGACATCACCCCCCCACCGAGTCCTGAGGTCCCTGCTGAGCTGTGGGGCAAGGG GGCCTCGCCAGCTGCCCGCAATCCTGTCCTGAGGCGGCCCCCTGTCTTGGAGGACTACATCAATGTGACCTCCACGGGCGGCGACCGGGCCTTTCTGGTGCTTCGGGCTGACCCAGTGGGCACTGGGGTCCAG AGCCCTCTTCTTGACATCCGCTGGCGTGGCCGTGGCCAGCTGGACCTGCTGGGCGTGTCCTTTGCCTCCCTGAAGGAGAAGATTGACAGCGAG CGGCGGCAGCAACTGCTGGAAGAGGCCCAGCGGCTCTCGGACACACTGTGCAG TCTTAGGTCAGAGGAAGTGGAGGAGGGGCCCCAGCCCTCGGGGGCCCCTGAGGAGGAGCCGGCTGACAGCCAAGATGCCTCCCAGCATTGCCTCTGGGTGGATGAGTTCGCACCCCAACGCTATACGGAGCTGCTCAGTGACGAT TTCACCAACCGCTGCCTCCTCAAGTGGCTGAAGCTGTGGGACTTGGTGGTGTTTGGCCGAGAGCGGCCCACCCGGAAGCCCAGACCTAGTGTGGAACCGGCCCGTGGTGGCAAGGAGGCCACAGCCTCCAGCAAGTGGAAAAGCCACGGACAGGTGCTAGAGGAGATGCTGGAGGCTGAGCTGGATCCAAGCGGGCGGCCCCGGCAGAAG GTGGCGCTGCTGTGTGGGCCCCCAGGGCTGGGCAAGACCACTCTGGCCCACGTGATTGCACGGCATGCTGGGTACTCTGTGGTGGAGATGAACGCGAG TGATGACCGCAGCCCTGAGGCCTTCCGAACGCGCATCGAGGCAGCCACGCAGATGGAGTCGGTGTTGGGCACTGGTGGGAGGCCCAACTGCCTGGTTATCGATGAGATCGACGGGGCCCCCACG GCCGCCATCAATGTTCTTCTGAGCGTCTTGGACCGCCAGGGCCCACAGGAGGCAGATCCAGGGGGCCCCGCTGTGCCCACGGGCGGGGGGCGGCGGCGTCGGGCGGAAGGGGGGATCCCGATGAGGCCCATCATCTGCATCTGCAATGACCA GTTCGCGCCCTCCCTTCGGCAGCTGAAGCAGCAGGCGCTCCTGCTCCACTTCCCGCCCACGCTGCCCTCCAGGCTCACGCAGCGGCTCCAGGAG ATCTCCCTGCGGCGGGGCATGCGGGCTGACCCTGGCGCGCTGGCGGCCCTCTGCGAGAAGACAGACAACGACATCCGCGCCTGCATCAATGCCCTGCAG TTCCTGCATGGGCGGGGCCAGCGGGAGCTGAGCGTTCAGGCTGTGCAGACCACACGCATTGGCCTCAAGGACCAGCGCAAGGGGCTCTTCTCCGTGTGGCAGGAGGTCTTCCAGCTGCCCCAGGCCCAGAG GCGCCGCGTGGGTCAGGACCCAACCCTGACCACCCACACACTCCTGCTCGGTGATGGGCACATGGGCTCAGGGCCCCTCGCTGCCAAGGTGCCCCTGACCGCGGCCTCTCAGCGGTTCTACCACATCTTGCATGTGGCCGCTTCTGCGGGTGAGCACGAAAAGGTGGTCCAG GGCCTGTTCGACAACTTCTTGCGGCTGAGGCTGCGGGACTCCAGCTTGGCGGCCGTGTGCATAGCCCTTGACTGGCTGGCCTTCGACGACCTGCTGGGCCGGGCCGCCCACCACGGCCAGAGCTTCCAGCTGCTGCGCTACCTGCCCTTCCTGCCCCCGGCCTTCCACCTGCTCTTTGCTTCCAGCCACGTGCCGAGGATCACCTTTCCCAGCAGCCAGCAGGAG GCCCAGAATCGGATGAGCCGGACACACAACCTGATCCAGACGCTGGTGTCGGGCATCACGCCAGCCACCCGCAGCCGGGCTGCACCGCAGGCGCTCATCCTGGACACCCTCTGCTTGCTCCTGGACATCCTCACACCCAAGCTGCGCCCC GTGAGCACACAGCTGTACAGCTCCCGAGAGAAACAGCAGCTGGCCAGCCTCGTGGGCACCATGCTCGCCTATAGCCTCACCTACTGCCAGGAGCGCACGCCCGACGGGCAGTATGTCTACAGGCTGGAGCC GAACGTGGAGGATGTCTGCCGCTTTCCCGAGCTGCCCACCCGCAAGCCCCTCACCTACCAGGCCAAGCAGCTCATTGCCCGCGAGATTGAAGTGGAGAAGATGCGGCGGGTGGAGGCCTTGGCCCGGGCTAGGGTTGGCCCCCAG GTGGATGGGGGTCCCCTGGGGGGCACTGGGGAGAAAGGGGCGCAGCCATCTGCCCCATGCAGCCACGAGCAGCGGCTGGAGTGCATCCTGAAGAGAGCTGCCCTGGAGGAGCAG CCTGAGAGGGACTTCTTCGGTCGTGTTGTTGTCAAGAGAGCGGCAGCCCCGAGCACAG AGCACGCAGCCCCTGAGACTGACACGGCCGAGCAGCGCATGGGCACCGCGGTGGGCAGGAGCGACGTCTGGTTCCGCTTCAAGGAGGGCGTCTCCAATGCCGTGCGGCGCAGCCTGTACATCAGGGACCTGCTGTAG
- the CHTF18 gene encoding chromosome transmission fidelity protein 18 homolog isoform X2 yields the protein MLLPGPGSCPRVSLPRGPAAPEPPLEPQRCALPGPAPALSPAHVPPTARTGCRADQWRAPGSRRSSSNVQTRPRPACARSHAHAPPLPLTNGERPGTAAVDWRRRVAWGWSCAREVRSRRRAAMEDYERELYGVEDDFHSQFAAELEVLAELEGTTTVSPSRDPWPTVGRPRLTFEETIAGGNAATHCSPGGPPRNSKGGARKRQLAADIHGDRPLPPTPKVKRSRLEAARRLNFRSDEMEELLPPDSPTQDITPPPSPEVPAELWGKGASPAARNPVLRRPPVLEDYINVTSTGGDRAFLVLRADPVGTGVQSPLLDIRWRGRGQLDLLGVSFASLKEKIDSERRQQLLEEAQRLSDTLCSLRSEEVEEGPQPSGAPEEEPADSQDASQHCLWVDEFAPQRYTELLSDDFTNRCLLKWLKLWDLVVFGRERPTRKPRPSVEPARGGKEATASSKWKSHGQVLEEMLEAELDPSGRPRQKVALLCGPPGLGKTTLAHVIARHAGYSVVEMNASDDRSPEAFRTRIEAATQMESVLGTGGRPNCLVIDEIDGAPTAAINVLLSVLDRQGPQEADPGGPAVPTGGGRRRRAEGGIPMRPIICICNDQFAPSLRQLKQQALLLHFPPTLPSRLTQRLQEISLRRGMRADPGALAALCEKTDNDIRACINALQFLHGRGQRELSVQAVQTTRIGLKDQRKGLFSVWQEVFQLPQAQRRRVGQDPTLTTHTLLLGDGHMGSGPLAAKVPLTAASQRFYHILHVAASAGEHEKVVQGLFDNFLRLRLRDSSLAAVCIALDWLAFDDLLGRAAHHGQSFQLLRYLPFLPPAFHLLFASSHVPRITFPSSQQEAQNRMSRTHNLIQTLVSGITPATRSRAAPQALILDTLCLLLDILTPKLRPVSTQLYSSREKQQLASLVGTMLAYSLTYCQERTPDGQYVYRLEPNVEDVCRFPELPTRKPLTYQAKQLIAREIEVEKMRRVEALARARVGPQVDGGPLGGTGEKGAQPSAPCSHEQRLECILKRAALEEQSTQPLRLTRPSSAWAPRWAGATSGSASRRASPMPCGAACTSGTCCSLGHAKPPGSMLPPWAVLDTLTHT from the exons ATGCTGCTGCCCGGCCCTGGCTCCTGCCCTCGCGTCTCCCTGCCTCGTGGCCCAGCGGCCCCGGAGCCGCCACTCGAACCACAGAGGTGCGCCTTGCCCGGCCCGGCCCCGGCGCTCAGTCCCGCCCACGTCCCGCCCACAGCACGGACGGGCTGCCGTGCTGACCAATGGAGAGCGCCCGGGTCCCGCCGCTCCAGCTCCAACGTACAGACTCGGCCCCGCCCGGCCTGCGCGCGCAGCCACGCCcacgccccgcccctcccgctGACAAATGGCGAGCGCCCAGGTACGGCGGCCGTTGATTGGCGGCGCCGGGTCGCTTGGGGCTGGAGCTGCGCGCGGGAGGTTCGTAGCCGGCGGCGGGCGGCCATGGAGGACTACGAGCGGGAGCTGTACGGCGTCGAGGACGACTTCCACAGCCAGTTCGCGGCCGAGCTCGAGGTGCTGGCCGAGCTGGAAG GGACAACCACCGTGTCACCTTCCAGGGACCCCTGGCCCACCGTGGGCCGGCCCCGCCTGACGTTCGAGGAGACCATTGCTGGAGGGAACGCTGCCACTCACTGCTCTCCAGGCGGACCTCCAAGGAACAGCAAGGGCGGTGCCAGGAAGAGGCAGCTGGCCGCTGACATCCATGGGGACAGACCCCTGCCCCCTA CCCCCAAAGTCAAACGATCCAGGCTGGAAGCTGCCAGGAGACTGAACTTCAGGTCCGATGAGATGGAAGAGCTGCTGCCTCCTGACTCCCCCACTCAGGACATCACCCCCCCACCGAGTCCTGAGGTCCCTGCTGAGCTGTGGGGCAAGGG GGCCTCGCCAGCTGCCCGCAATCCTGTCCTGAGGCGGCCCCCTGTCTTGGAGGACTACATCAATGTGACCTCCACGGGCGGCGACCGGGCCTTTCTGGTGCTTCGGGCTGACCCAGTGGGCACTGGGGTCCAG AGCCCTCTTCTTGACATCCGCTGGCGTGGCCGTGGCCAGCTGGACCTGCTGGGCGTGTCCTTTGCCTCCCTGAAGGAGAAGATTGACAGCGAG CGGCGGCAGCAACTGCTGGAAGAGGCCCAGCGGCTCTCGGACACACTGTGCAG TCTTAGGTCAGAGGAAGTGGAGGAGGGGCCCCAGCCCTCGGGGGCCCCTGAGGAGGAGCCGGCTGACAGCCAAGATGCCTCCCAGCATTGCCTCTGGGTGGATGAGTTCGCACCCCAACGCTATACGGAGCTGCTCAGTGACGAT TTCACCAACCGCTGCCTCCTCAAGTGGCTGAAGCTGTGGGACTTGGTGGTGTTTGGCCGAGAGCGGCCCACCCGGAAGCCCAGACCTAGTGTGGAACCGGCCCGTGGTGGCAAGGAGGCCACAGCCTCCAGCAAGTGGAAAAGCCACGGACAGGTGCTAGAGGAGATGCTGGAGGCTGAGCTGGATCCAAGCGGGCGGCCCCGGCAGAAG GTGGCGCTGCTGTGTGGGCCCCCAGGGCTGGGCAAGACCACTCTGGCCCACGTGATTGCACGGCATGCTGGGTACTCTGTGGTGGAGATGAACGCGAG TGATGACCGCAGCCCTGAGGCCTTCCGAACGCGCATCGAGGCAGCCACGCAGATGGAGTCGGTGTTGGGCACTGGTGGGAGGCCCAACTGCCTGGTTATCGATGAGATCGACGGGGCCCCCACG GCCGCCATCAATGTTCTTCTGAGCGTCTTGGACCGCCAGGGCCCACAGGAGGCAGATCCAGGGGGCCCCGCTGTGCCCACGGGCGGGGGGCGGCGGCGTCGGGCGGAAGGGGGGATCCCGATGAGGCCCATCATCTGCATCTGCAATGACCA GTTCGCGCCCTCCCTTCGGCAGCTGAAGCAGCAGGCGCTCCTGCTCCACTTCCCGCCCACGCTGCCCTCCAGGCTCACGCAGCGGCTCCAGGAG ATCTCCCTGCGGCGGGGCATGCGGGCTGACCCTGGCGCGCTGGCGGCCCTCTGCGAGAAGACAGACAACGACATCCGCGCCTGCATCAATGCCCTGCAG TTCCTGCATGGGCGGGGCCAGCGGGAGCTGAGCGTTCAGGCTGTGCAGACCACACGCATTGGCCTCAAGGACCAGCGCAAGGGGCTCTTCTCCGTGTGGCAGGAGGTCTTCCAGCTGCCCCAGGCCCAGAG GCGCCGCGTGGGTCAGGACCCAACCCTGACCACCCACACACTCCTGCTCGGTGATGGGCACATGGGCTCAGGGCCCCTCGCTGCCAAGGTGCCCCTGACCGCGGCCTCTCAGCGGTTCTACCACATCTTGCATGTGGCCGCTTCTGCGGGTGAGCACGAAAAGGTGGTCCAG GGCCTGTTCGACAACTTCTTGCGGCTGAGGCTGCGGGACTCCAGCTTGGCGGCCGTGTGCATAGCCCTTGACTGGCTGGCCTTCGACGACCTGCTGGGCCGGGCCGCCCACCACGGCCAGAGCTTCCAGCTGCTGCGCTACCTGCCCTTCCTGCCCCCGGCCTTCCACCTGCTCTTTGCTTCCAGCCACGTGCCGAGGATCACCTTTCCCAGCAGCCAGCAGGAG GCCCAGAATCGGATGAGCCGGACACACAACCTGATCCAGACGCTGGTGTCGGGCATCACGCCAGCCACCCGCAGCCGGGCTGCACCGCAGGCGCTCATCCTGGACACCCTCTGCTTGCTCCTGGACATCCTCACACCCAAGCTGCGCCCC GTGAGCACACAGCTGTACAGCTCCCGAGAGAAACAGCAGCTGGCCAGCCTCGTGGGCACCATGCTCGCCTATAGCCTCACCTACTGCCAGGAGCGCACGCCCGACGGGCAGTATGTCTACAGGCTGGAGCC GAACGTGGAGGATGTCTGCCGCTTTCCCGAGCTGCCCACCCGCAAGCCCCTCACCTACCAGGCCAAGCAGCTCATTGCCCGCGAGATTGAAGTGGAGAAGATGCGGCGGGTGGAGGCCTTGGCCCGGGCTAGGGTTGGCCCCCAG GTGGATGGGGGTCCCCTGGGGGGCACTGGGGAGAAAGGGGCGCAGCCATCTGCCCCATGCAGCCACGAGCAGCGGCTGGAGTGCATCCTGAAGAGAGCTGCCCTGGAGGAGCAG AGCACGCAGCCCCTGAGACTGACACGGCCGAGCAGCGCATGGGCACCGCGGTGGGCAGGAGCGACGTCTGGTTCCGCTTCAAGGAGGGCGTCTCCAATGCCGTGCGGCGCAGCCTGTACATCAGGGACCTGCTGTAGCCTGGGCCACGCCAAGCCCCCGGGATCCATGCTGCCACCCTGGGCTGTGCTAGATACTCTGACCCACACTTGA
- the CHTF18 gene encoding chromosome transmission fidelity protein 18 homolog isoform X1, with protein MLLPGPGSCPRVSLPRGPAAPEPPLEPQRCALPGPAPALSPAHVPPTARTGCRADQWRAPGSRRSSSNVQTRPRPACARSHAHAPPLPLTNGERPGTAAVDWRRRVAWGWSCAREVRSRRRAAMEDYERELYGVEDDFHSQFAAELEVLAELEGTTTVSPSRDPWPTVGRPRLTFEETIAGGNAATHCSPGGPPRNSKGGARKRQLAADIHGDRPLPPTPKVKRSRLEAARRLNFRSDEMEELLPPDSPTQDITPPPSPEVPAELWGKGASPAARNPVLRRPPVLEDYINVTSTGGDRAFLVLRADPVGTGVQSPLLDIRWRGRGQLDLLGVSFASLKEKIDSERRQQLLEEAQRLSDTLCSLRSEEVEEGPQPSGAPEEEPADSQDASQHCLWVDEFAPQRYTELLSDDFTNRCLLKWLKLWDLVVFGRERPTRKPRPSVEPARGGKEATASSKWKSHGQVLEEMLEAELDPSGRPRQKVALLCGPPGLGKTTLAHVIARHAGYSVVEMNASDDRSPEAFRTRIEAATQMESVLGTGGRPNCLVIDEIDGAPTAAINVLLSVLDRQGPQEADPGGPAVPTGGGRRRRAEGGIPMRPIICICNDQFAPSLRQLKQQALLLHFPPTLPSRLTQRLQEISLRRGMRADPGALAALCEKTDNDIRACINALQFLHGRGQRELSVQAVQTTRIGLKDQRKGLFSVWQEVFQLPQAQRRRVGQDPTLTTHTLLLGDGHMGSGPLAAKVPLTAASQRFYHILHVAASAGEHEKVVQGLFDNFLRLRLRDSSLAAVCIALDWLAFDDLLGRAAHHGQSFQLLRYLPFLPPAFHLLFASSHVPRITFPSSQQEVRPTPCPYPGSNPGPLGDLVLVRPPPQAQNRMSRTHNLIQTLVSGITPATRSRAAPQALILDTLCLLLDILTPKLRPVSTQLYSSREKQQLASLVGTMLAYSLTYCQERTPDGQYVYRLEPNVEDVCRFPELPTRKPLTYQAKQLIAREIEVEKMRRVEALARARVGPQVDGGPLGGTGEKGAQPSAPCSHEQRLECILKRAALEEQPERDFFGRVVVKRAAAPSTEHAAPETDTAEQRMGTAVGRSDVWFRFKEGVSNAVRRSLYIRDLL; from the exons ATGCTGCTGCCCGGCCCTGGCTCCTGCCCTCGCGTCTCCCTGCCTCGTGGCCCAGCGGCCCCGGAGCCGCCACTCGAACCACAGAGGTGCGCCTTGCCCGGCCCGGCCCCGGCGCTCAGTCCCGCCCACGTCCCGCCCACAGCACGGACGGGCTGCCGTGCTGACCAATGGAGAGCGCCCGGGTCCCGCCGCTCCAGCTCCAACGTACAGACTCGGCCCCGCCCGGCCTGCGCGCGCAGCCACGCCcacgccccgcccctcccgctGACAAATGGCGAGCGCCCAGGTACGGCGGCCGTTGATTGGCGGCGCCGGGTCGCTTGGGGCTGGAGCTGCGCGCGGGAGGTTCGTAGCCGGCGGCGGGCGGCCATGGAGGACTACGAGCGGGAGCTGTACGGCGTCGAGGACGACTTCCACAGCCAGTTCGCGGCCGAGCTCGAGGTGCTGGCCGAGCTGGAAG GGACAACCACCGTGTCACCTTCCAGGGACCCCTGGCCCACCGTGGGCCGGCCCCGCCTGACGTTCGAGGAGACCATTGCTGGAGGGAACGCTGCCACTCACTGCTCTCCAGGCGGACCTCCAAGGAACAGCAAGGGCGGTGCCAGGAAGAGGCAGCTGGCCGCTGACATCCATGGGGACAGACCCCTGCCCCCTA CCCCCAAAGTCAAACGATCCAGGCTGGAAGCTGCCAGGAGACTGAACTTCAGGTCCGATGAGATGGAAGAGCTGCTGCCTCCTGACTCCCCCACTCAGGACATCACCCCCCCACCGAGTCCTGAGGTCCCTGCTGAGCTGTGGGGCAAGGG GGCCTCGCCAGCTGCCCGCAATCCTGTCCTGAGGCGGCCCCCTGTCTTGGAGGACTACATCAATGTGACCTCCACGGGCGGCGACCGGGCCTTTCTGGTGCTTCGGGCTGACCCAGTGGGCACTGGGGTCCAG AGCCCTCTTCTTGACATCCGCTGGCGTGGCCGTGGCCAGCTGGACCTGCTGGGCGTGTCCTTTGCCTCCCTGAAGGAGAAGATTGACAGCGAG CGGCGGCAGCAACTGCTGGAAGAGGCCCAGCGGCTCTCGGACACACTGTGCAG TCTTAGGTCAGAGGAAGTGGAGGAGGGGCCCCAGCCCTCGGGGGCCCCTGAGGAGGAGCCGGCTGACAGCCAAGATGCCTCCCAGCATTGCCTCTGGGTGGATGAGTTCGCACCCCAACGCTATACGGAGCTGCTCAGTGACGAT TTCACCAACCGCTGCCTCCTCAAGTGGCTGAAGCTGTGGGACTTGGTGGTGTTTGGCCGAGAGCGGCCCACCCGGAAGCCCAGACCTAGTGTGGAACCGGCCCGTGGTGGCAAGGAGGCCACAGCCTCCAGCAAGTGGAAAAGCCACGGACAGGTGCTAGAGGAGATGCTGGAGGCTGAGCTGGATCCAAGCGGGCGGCCCCGGCAGAAG GTGGCGCTGCTGTGTGGGCCCCCAGGGCTGGGCAAGACCACTCTGGCCCACGTGATTGCACGGCATGCTGGGTACTCTGTGGTGGAGATGAACGCGAG TGATGACCGCAGCCCTGAGGCCTTCCGAACGCGCATCGAGGCAGCCACGCAGATGGAGTCGGTGTTGGGCACTGGTGGGAGGCCCAACTGCCTGGTTATCGATGAGATCGACGGGGCCCCCACG GCCGCCATCAATGTTCTTCTGAGCGTCTTGGACCGCCAGGGCCCACAGGAGGCAGATCCAGGGGGCCCCGCTGTGCCCACGGGCGGGGGGCGGCGGCGTCGGGCGGAAGGGGGGATCCCGATGAGGCCCATCATCTGCATCTGCAATGACCA GTTCGCGCCCTCCCTTCGGCAGCTGAAGCAGCAGGCGCTCCTGCTCCACTTCCCGCCCACGCTGCCCTCCAGGCTCACGCAGCGGCTCCAGGAG ATCTCCCTGCGGCGGGGCATGCGGGCTGACCCTGGCGCGCTGGCGGCCCTCTGCGAGAAGACAGACAACGACATCCGCGCCTGCATCAATGCCCTGCAG TTCCTGCATGGGCGGGGCCAGCGGGAGCTGAGCGTTCAGGCTGTGCAGACCACACGCATTGGCCTCAAGGACCAGCGCAAGGGGCTCTTCTCCGTGTGGCAGGAGGTCTTCCAGCTGCCCCAGGCCCAGAG GCGCCGCGTGGGTCAGGACCCAACCCTGACCACCCACACACTCCTGCTCGGTGATGGGCACATGGGCTCAGGGCCCCTCGCTGCCAAGGTGCCCCTGACCGCGGCCTCTCAGCGGTTCTACCACATCTTGCATGTGGCCGCTTCTGCGGGTGAGCACGAAAAGGTGGTCCAG GGCCTGTTCGACAACTTCTTGCGGCTGAGGCTGCGGGACTCCAGCTTGGCGGCCGTGTGCATAGCCCTTGACTGGCTGGCCTTCGACGACCTGCTGGGCCGGGCCGCCCACCACGGCCAGAGCTTCCAGCTGCTGCGCTACCTGCCCTTCCTGCCCCCGGCCTTCCACCTGCTCTTTGCTTCCAGCCACGTGCCGAGGATCACCTTTCCCAGCAGCCAGCAGGAGGTGCGCCCCACGCCCTGCCCATACCCAGGGTCTAACCCCGGGCCCCTGGGTGACTTGGTCCTCGTCCGCCCTCCACCCCAGGCCCAGAATCGGATGAGCCGGACACACAACCTGATCCAGACGCTGGTGTCGGGCATCACGCCAGCCACCCGCAGCCGGGCTGCACCGCAGGCGCTCATCCTGGACACCCTCTGCTTGCTCCTGGACATCCTCACACCCAAGCTGCGCCCC GTGAGCACACAGCTGTACAGCTCCCGAGAGAAACAGCAGCTGGCCAGCCTCGTGGGCACCATGCTCGCCTATAGCCTCACCTACTGCCAGGAGCGCACGCCCGACGGGCAGTATGTCTACAGGCTGGAGCC GAACGTGGAGGATGTCTGCCGCTTTCCCGAGCTGCCCACCCGCAAGCCCCTCACCTACCAGGCCAAGCAGCTCATTGCCCGCGAGATTGAAGTGGAGAAGATGCGGCGGGTGGAGGCCTTGGCCCGGGCTAGGGTTGGCCCCCAG GTGGATGGGGGTCCCCTGGGGGGCACTGGGGAGAAAGGGGCGCAGCCATCTGCCCCATGCAGCCACGAGCAGCGGCTGGAGTGCATCCTGAAGAGAGCTGCCCTGGAGGAGCAG CCTGAGAGGGACTTCTTCGGTCGTGTTGTTGTCAAGAGAGCGGCAGCCCCGAGCACAG AGCACGCAGCCCCTGAGACTGACACGGCCGAGCAGCGCATGGGCACCGCGGTGGGCAGGAGCGACGTCTGGTTCCGCTTCAAGGAGGGCGTCTCCAATGCCGTGCGGCGCAGCCTGTACATCAGGGACCTGCTGTAG
- the GNG13 gene encoding guanine nucleotide-binding protein G(I)/G(S)/G(O) subunit gamma-13: protein MEEWDVPQMKKEVESLKYQLAFKREMSSKTIPELLKWIEDGIPKDPFLNPDLMKNNPWVEKGKCAIL from the exons ATGGAGGAGTGGGACGTGCCCCAGATGAAGAAAGAGGTCGAGAGCCTCAAGTACCAGCTGGCCTTCAAGAGGGAGATGTCATCCAAGACTATCCCTGA GCTCCTCAAGTGGATCGAGGACGGGATCCCCAAGGACCCCTTCCTGAACCCCGACCTGATGAAGAACAACCCGTGGGTGGAGAAGGGCAAGTGTGCCATCCTGTGA